From the genome of Ornithobacterium rhinotracheale, one region includes:
- a CDS encoding trimeric intracellular cation channel family protein — protein MFFSPELSANVTLFIEIVGTISFAMSGAFAAMQTRLDPFGVLIISFATAVGGGTIRDLLLDVPVFWMRDLQICLITVLSCAAAMLFKSLEHNFKVTLFVFDSLGLGLFTIVGLEKGLGLGFSPLICVALGTITGCFGGLMRDVLINRIPLLLRKEIYGMACVIGAFLYLFLAQFFGLENPIVQLVTVLTVFGVRHFSIKYHWHIPLFYLSSEQKMKAQLERVKRLKHRKKK, from the coding sequence ATGTTTTTTTCGCCAGAACTTTCTGCCAATGTAACACTATTCATCGAAATCGTAGGCACTATTTCCTTTGCAATGTCGGGCGCGTTTGCCGCAATGCAAACTAGGCTAGACCCCTTTGGAGTGCTCATCATCTCCTTTGCCACCGCCGTGGGCGGTGGTACCATTCGCGATTTATTGCTCGATGTCCCTGTGTTTTGGATGCGGGATTTGCAGATATGCCTTATCACAGTGCTTAGCTGTGCCGCCGCTATGTTATTCAAATCCTTAGAGCATAATTTTAAAGTAACGCTTTTTGTTTTTGATTCTCTTGGGCTTGGGCTATTCACCATTGTGGGGCTAGAAAAAGGCTTAGGTTTAGGCTTTTCTCCCCTCATCTGCGTTGCCTTAGGCACCATCACGGGTTGCTTTGGCGGCCTAATGCGCGATGTGTTAATCAACCGTATTCCCCTCTTGCTCCGTAAGGAAATCTATGGTATGGCTTGCGTCATTGGCGCATTTCTATACCTATTTTTAGCCCAATTCTTTGGACTTGAAAACCCCATTGTTCAGCTCGTTACCGTGCTCACCGTATTCGGCGTGCGCCACTTTTCCATCAAGTATCACTGGCACATTCCGCTCTTTTACCTAAGCTCCGAGCAAAAGATGAAGGCTCAGCTAGAACGAGTGAAAAGGCTAAAACATAGAAAGAAAAAATAG